Part of the Plutella xylostella chromosome 22, ilPluXylo3.1, whole genome shotgun sequence genome is shown below.
CATCATGTCGCCGTTATGCTTGATGTGGGCTCCACTTGATGTCCCTCGGCGATCTTCTCACGTACAAGGCGAAGGCAGTCTACTTGGATCGACCGCACCGCTTCAAAAGCGTTAATTGCAAATACGCAACGTCAAGGTGTTACGTAATGCAACCGCGCTGAGCGCGTAGTTTCTCGAACACTCCGCCTCTTCTGTGGGACGCTTAGCAATATACGAGCCGATAGAGTGGCAACGTAATCGCATCAGCGTAGGCTTCGAATCGTCCTCTTCACAGCGTATTACTCCCAGTAATCGCTTATAGGCTTGATTCTCCTCCTCTTCAGCTGCTGGTCTCCTCCTCTTCGATGAAGCTTCTTGGTTGCAGAATCCGGCactcgaaggaccatgaacTGTAGCGGATTGCTTACAATTGCAAAACGAAGTTAACCGATGGCCGTAATCCACTTGAACTTGCTTCTTAAGGTTGTTGAATACCTAGGCTTAGGTAGGTGACCGGGGCAGAAGTAAAACTCCAGTTTCTTTCTTGAAAAGTGAGCAGAAAGGGAGGCAGAAGTGTTTTCAGGCTTCTTCTAGTCTTCTTATTGTTCCTCTGTTCGGCTGGCGTAGTACGATTTCTACCTAGCGAAATGGTTGCTTAGCTACCTCGAAGCTATGCCGCACAGACgaaccttgttttttaatcattttttattgcccTCTTCTGCCTCCCTTTCTGCTCACTTTTCAAGAAAGAAACTGGAGTTTTACTTCTGCCCCGGTCACCTACCTAAGCCTAGGTATTCAACAACCTTAAGAAGCAAGTTCAAGTGGATTACGGCCATCGGTTAACTTCGTTTTGCAACTGTAAGCAATCCGCTACAATTGTACTTATTGAAACATGTTAACTATCAACTTTTGAAGCAAATCTCTCCGGCTCAAGCATATCGTAAAACGTAGTCACCTATTACGAGATTGTATAGTAATACTGTGCATTAGACGCGGTCAAACGTCTATGGAGGTCACTGACACCGAATCAGCTGATTGCAAACGCCAACTAGATGGTTCGGTTAAAGTAAAGTGagaacttaaataataattatgctcTCAATTTTGGagaaaatacttttttgaatatttttttgtttccattatttatatatttgacattatgtaaaaatatcCTTATACCAGTAATTAAATCTGATTTTGGTCTGACATATAATAGAAACTACTTTATTAGCAATCGCCACTTAACGCTTCAGTTTTCAAAAAGAGGACATTGAAGCCTATAgcttttagttttaattgtttttttattgccgACACATTCGTAGGTATCTATGCAAATAGTTACCGATATTAAAAACTTTCGTTAATTTTGAATACTTACTGACATTTTGATATTGAGAGATAAAGGTGTGCGTTTATCGAGAAAACGTTGaacttttaataattaatatgactattataataaaattgattgtCATAACTCATATGACACTTTTTATTGCATAAAAggtattgtaataaaatttatattttacataactCATACATAGATTTAACCGATTGTTTCCATTcaagttttcattttatggTAATATTGATGAAAAACAAACCTTTTTTAGTATAAAATGGATccgtttaaaaaaaagacaCATTGGAGTGATCGTGAGTGATAGTTGCACAATGCGGAGTGAGTGgggtgcgcgggcgcagcgcGCAGCGCTAGCGACATTCCGAGTAGGAGACGCTCTGACTGATCTTGACATTTGTAACGAACCAATCATTTTATTTGCCTTCAATTTTACGAAGCACGCAACATGCTTGCTAACAAGCTATTGGAATTTGGTTAGAGCATGtcaataacgttaaaaacaccCGCGAGTTTGACAACGATGCCCCAACTCATTGCAACTGCATAGCTAATTCAGTGcttaatttgtttttcttgTATGCTTTGGTTTAACTATTCAAATTGGTTCTGAGATCACAATGCCATCTTGAATTGCGTTTTCGTTGTTTTTCAAGAGCAAATCTCGAGCAAACGAGCAGTTTAAAAAATTTGCTTACAGACTAATATGTTTGCTGTGCGTACGAAAAAAAACACGaaacgttttttttgtgttttatttataaatagacttataaaatatggatATCACATggcaaatagttttttttatttaattaaagcgtttattattgtttgatgCATTACCACAACCTCCTTAGTCAACTTTACAATAAAAGTCGTTTTAAGCTGTCGTAGTAGACGTTACTTCAGCTTCGGTTGTAGATGCAGCTGGCGCGGAAGTAGTAGACGAACTTTCCTCAGCTGAGCTGGAAGAAGAAGACTCAGTGGAAACAGCTGCCGTTGTTGGTTCATCAGCTTTAGTCGCTGCAGTGGTCGAAGACTCTGCACTCGCGGCCTCTGTAGTGGACACTTCAGCAGTTCCAGTTGGCGCTACAGCGCTTGAGGCTGGCTTAGATGCTTCCTTTGTCGGCTTTGGTGCAGCCTTGGTGATGGCCACTGGGGCTGACGGGGCGCTGGCACTGTCGGAGGCCTTCAGAGCGCGTCCAGACTTGTCCTTAGTTCCGAATGAGAAGCTGAGCGGAGACGGCGGGGTCGGAATGTGGGAGCCAACGGGTTGGAAGCCGTTTTCGTCGGCAATGTAACTGAAATTTGTtgagaaaatatttatataattaggtactacaTGTTTTCATCACTAATGATTAATATGCTGGTATGGTTTCCTGTTAAATGATTTTCCTGTTGACctactgtttatttattttgattcgGTCATGTGAATTATGCAGAAAAATCGTGGGTTACTTGACCTTTTTtgtttatcatattttttcataatattgaGCAGAAGCAGAAATGAAATTTACCAGAAACAGatacaaattattaaaatgtttaccTTTCTCTACTAACGTTATTGCAATTTAAACCTCTTAAGTACATATCAATAATTAAGCCCTTACAAACCCTGACCTATAAGAAAGTTACAGACACATAACACAATAGATGATTCATACAACAATATGTAGTGTAGgctgataaaattattataggtaggtatgtaattactataataGAGTTCACAAATGGATGGGTACTATGGCAGCATTGACAGCTCTACACGATAGAACATCCACGAAAGGGGCATGTCTGAGTGACGTAAcgttttttatacataaggGGCTTAGACCTAcaggggatatgcacaaatattacattcaagagagccaggtactCACACCAGAATTACAGAATGGAGGCCCTTTAATAGTCGCCTTTTGGCTTGTTATACCACTCTTGTAACATGCTGCTGATGCATTATAACATTGCAATTTAAGgttatgtaaatttttatgCTCAATGAGGCTCGCTTTAGGCACACTGACTGCCTGACTGGTGACTGACTCTGGGGTAGGTCATCACCACTCTAATATCCTAATTAATTACACCTTCCGAGTATAGCGGCAAGACAGTAACACGAGTGCTAGACCGAagatactgtctcgccactgTACTCAGTACAAATCAGGGTATAAGAAGAACAGGGTATACCTCAGGCTGATGAGCGTGCCGTCAGGAGCAGTGTAGGAGTACGACCCGCGCTGCACGTGGATCTCATCACTCGAGCTGTCATTCTCTTCACCGCTGCCGCCGGAGCGCGCCTCCACTTTTGGCAGCACTTTGTTGTAGGACTCCTCCTCCCATTTGATACCGTTGCCAGTCTCGTAGCTGGAAGTAAAGAGGATGTTATGCCCTACAATATACACTCAAAAGAGACGAGTCACAATTTGTAATAGTAACTTCACTGAatcaaaaactaaaaacatatattttaagGCATATTATAGCTAAGTCAAGTCATATTTTGTCTACATAATACTGCTTCCGTATAAAACTCCGTACAATCAACGAAGTTATTTCCAATGACAATTACAACTCACCTAAACTTGAAAGTTCCGTTTGCCTCAACTTCCTCGGACTGAGAAAGAATTGGTATCACAGTTGTGTGATCTTTCTCCAGCGGAACCACCCCAGTAGGAGACGGCGGGGGAGCCCCCGACACACTGGCCAATAAGAAAACAAAACCCGCTACTtgatgaaacattttgttcaatTGTTTCTTTGACTGTCACCCAAAAAGTTGACGGTTGAATGATGAACCAGGAGAGCCGGGCTGTTTTATGTAAGACTCGCATATTGACAGTACCCTCCCCCCGCGCCCTTCCGGTCTTAGTTGTCGCTAAATACTTCAACCTTAGCACTTGACTGGTCGCTGGCTTGCACAAGCGAGGTGTCAACAAAACGTCATTAACGCGACGTGACGAATCACTGCTCCCGCTCGGGATGACAAGGTTGCCCGAGAGTTCCGCCAAAATTTGGCATAACTGCCTCTACCTATGGATATGGctcataaataggtaggtacttactatccAAAAGTAACAATAAAGCTACATTGAAAGTAACATTCAGTTATAATTGTTGACCGTTTACTACTAGTAATAGACAATACAATAATGACTCACTCTCTATCTGACGATGGTCATACCTGTAGATATCTGTAGAAGGTCGCTTCTAGAATAATGCATAGGAAATGAAAGAGGAAATTTCAGCACAGTGAATCGAACCCGGTACCTTTGGCTGTGGCCACaactgttattatttattattattatttaatactttattgcacaaatataacataagtgtacaaaaggagGACTTAATGTTTGTCAGCGCTAAATTTTACTGTCGTTTCATATATTTTagtcataaaatgaaaaagaaTGTCTAGATAAAGGTTATTGTGGAATAGAAATCATttgttttcaaattaaattgaaataaataataatatgtttttcttAACCACTATTCAATACTTCACTTATTTATGCTCATTTCCTATACTTATATTCGCAGGCTATATACGAAGTAAGATAGTTATAAAGTGCTTCTTAAGAAATTAATGACTTGTTGTCAAacaagtaaattttattatgaatataaaatagacgaAGTCCGCATCATTTCATTAGCTCGCATCATCGTGAAGAACGTTGATggtgtgttgtgtaatttgattatttttaatatgtttttagttaaagtatttatacccgctttatttttattactagcgatacctaaatattgtaaatctCAAGATGTAGAGCCAACAAGATACAGTTTTAACCATCCTCCTTTAGACGAAGATACAGAATACGTCCGAAGCGTTAATGGTGATAGTATTCAAGATGAAACTGAGAAACAACTTGAGATAAAACAAAGTGAATCATCATCACAATATGTGCCAATTGTCAAGCTGACCACAGGAAGTGATGTCGAGGAGGTAAGCAAAATTCAAACTTTAGCTGGAAAAcctaaaaaatacagaaaaattGTGCGCAACAAGAAACTTGTAAGGAGCAATTTACAAATACCAGTGGCTGTTATCTACGATAATCCTGATGATATACCAAGCACCATAGGTAATATTCCACCTCAATCTAAGGGTGCCATTCTAAAAAACGAACTGGAAGTGGAAATTGCACCTACGACTACTCCTAGTTTTTCAGAAACCACAACTGAGGgtaatttaaaagataatGAAGCAACAAAGTCAGAGCCAGAGCTAACGCTGTCTACTGAGGCTACACCAAAACCCAAAAGAGTCAAGGTTCAAAGACGGCGTAAAGTAGTTAAGAAGCCAATTGCTGCAGAACAAGATTTAGTTACAGTCACTGAAAGAACATCAAATGACAATAGAAGGCGCAGACCAATAAAcaaagaaacaaatgaaagtgAAAGGATTGTTCAGAGAAATCCAGTTCGATCTGAAAATGTCAGAAGTTTAAAAGAGCAAACTACAACTCCTAGGATTCAGTCTAGCGCCAGGTCTACTGTTAGACGAGTAACTACAGCTGCACCGCAAGTAACTGAAAGTGAAAGAAATGTTCAGAAGAATCAATTTACCTCTAGATCTGGAAATGTCAGAACTTTGCAGGAACAAACTACAGCTACACCTTCTATCATCCAGTCTAGCACCAGACCTACTTCCAGACAAACCATTACAGCTGTTCCTCCCACTAGTCAATCTACAAGTACAATTAGAAATACTGTCAGACAGTCCACATTGGCTTCTCCTACAACCGTGACAAGCGACGTGAAAAGGAAAACTGAAAATGGTAGAGAAAGATTATTTATCCAATCTAGAATACAAGAAGGTGATCAAAATACTAAGAGGACCAGAAGCAAAGACCCGGTTGTGCCAATTGTCGAATCTAGAAACATTGTGTATTCCCACTCCGGTGACTTTCACTACAGGTACTAATCATCGAAAAGTTCTTGTAATACCTTCTACAATACTCATAGCAATTAAACACTACATTTAAAAGTATTCCAAATTAATATTTGAATCAATATTTCAGCTATCTCTCTGGTGATGGCACAAGGGCGTTTGAAGATTCAGCAAACGAGAAAAACTCCGAGGTAGTTGGCGGATTCTCGTACAAAGTAAGTTACTAAGCCCAGTTTTTCCCTTGACTTGTAATCTGTGCCATGAACATGTTAAGTAGAACTGTTTTCCTCAACAACCTAAGTTCTTGTTCACTTCCGTAACTGATGTTGTAAATGTTGTAATATTGTATTGATAATACATTAATTAAtcctaaacataataataatactacataatgtaggtacttatatcgacataaaataaataatcattataatttttcaggACAAAGACGGTCAAGACATAAGCCTGACGTATGAAGCAGGTGTGGACGGCTACCGGCCGGTCGGTGCCCACTTGCCGACGCCACCGCCCATCCCCCCAGCAATCGCGAGAGCTCTCAAGTATTTGGCCACAAAATCTACCCCAGCTTATGACACGGCAACAgaaagtttgtaaaaataccCTTGATAGTTCAAATCAAATTCAAGGATACTGTCCTTGAATTTGTCCTTTCGCCAGAAAGTCCAGACGTCAACATTTATcataaattgttaaaatatttattaaaaaaaagctTATGTTCAAACTAGcgaaactttttaatttatatctttGGAAATGTCAAAAAGTCCAGTAAAAAATAGATCCAGCTGACCTAACTTGTTTTATAAACTAGTatctataggtatataaaatggAGAGGCCTTTTACTGAGGTTAAAGTGAAGTCACATTCTGATCGAACATTTGAACatttatgttaattagctttatttatagtaGCGTATCGTGTAGGCCCATATTTCTCATCATTGCCCTTGGACGCTCACTTTGACAAACTCGTTGTGAGATCTTTAGCTTTTATTAAGACAATAATACGATAAAcaacttgttttattttaatgaccTAGGATAGACCACCTGCAACAGGATAAAAATGGATAGTATCAGTAGgtatctatttaaaaaaaagggaTTTTTCCACCAATCACGCTTTTAGTCGTACTCGtatgaataaaaacaaattcacGTGCAATGCATCTTTGGCGCACTGGTTTGctttattacaataaataataaataatgtacaaaCATTTTCTTCGTCTTCATCGTCACTATCACAgttcattcatttttatttgattttctCGTTGCGTATTTTGTACAAAAGTTTATTTGACACCGTGTAAACAGCATGATATGGAGTGAGGCTAGGTAGGGGTGCTGTTTACTGGACGATGTTGTGTTACTTCGGGCAGGTCCTGGGTAGCGGCAGTCAGTCTGGTGGTGGGTCGTGTGTCGTGAGTATTCTAGTTCCTGGGCGGAGGGAGCGTCGCTAGGTAGTCCAAAGCCTTCTGTATTGCGGGCGGGATCGGGGGAGGGGTCGGTAGATGCGCTCCCTGGAATTACAAAATGTTACAAAATGATTTAAAGGACataatgttattgtttttatagcAAGGTGCTACATATTACATCTACCATACCAATATGTTGAATGTTGTAGGATTGTGCTAATTAATATGAtcttgtttataaaaaatacttaattaagtttACAAGAAGacttaaataaaacttgaatatttatgtacctaatatttaGCACATACAAAAGGTGTAAGTTTatgttaagtataaaaatcGAGGCATACCATGTCCCGTTCCTATATATCCGACATTTCATGTTAAGAAATAATATGTATCAAAAATTTAATCAGTTAAATCGTCATGTAAACTTAATTACATGTTGGAAACAAGATGATATTAGCACAATCCTACAACATTCAACCTATTGGTATGCAAGGTCAGGCACTGCGCATATCAATGGAGCTTCAAACGGATACGTTTAAGTTAAACTCATCTTCAGAAAGAATAGTGTCGTCTTTGTACAGTGGCGAACATTTTAGATGACCTAGACATATTGTTTTAAGGAGGACATTGGCCTACTTTTAAATGTATGACGTCTTATTTGGCTAGCAGCAGTTACGTTAGGTCTTGAAATAAGTACCTGAAAAACctaggttttattttattgactatTTAAATATTGGCAAAACTGACTAATTGGATGAGCCATGCGTATAATATAGTTATTATGAAGCCTGTATATTCAGTTAAAAACTGCACCAACCTACCGTTTGATTCTTAAATTATAGGAAGCTATATTGTTAGTTACCCAAAGTTTCCATTCAAACTTCCCATTCCTTATTAGAAAGCATAATACTTTGTCACGCACTTGAGTATAATATTTAACCCCAATCGGCCATAGTATTATATGGATTGCATCTTGTTTTGAACTTTAACCCTTGAGTTAAGGGCAAACACCAATGATATAATTCGAGTAGCCAGTTAAGGGTTACAGTAATTCACGAGTCATTAATTTCCACAAGAGTCACAAGACACACAACAGAAGCCCTCACCTCAGGCTTGAACCCTCCCTCGTCATCAGCGATGTAGTTGAGGCTGATCTGAGTGCCGTCGGGGGCGGTGTAGCTGTAGGCTCCCTGCGCGATGATGACGTCACTCGCGTCGGGTCCACTGGCCTTCTTCAGGGTCCCCGTCTCTTCGGCCTTGATGCCGTTCTCTGCTTCGAAGCTGGAACCAGTAGGAAGATGAGGTTAATGTGTTTGTAGCGTGTTGGTTATTAGCAGAAGATTTTTAATTAGACCAGTTACTGTTGTGTTATttggttttaattaatatattaaagTGGTAAGTTAAAGATATACTAGGAATTGTATAGAGTGGAGAGTTAAACACAGGTTTTAGCATTTTTTATACGAAAAGTAATATGGTATCATGTACGTGTGTGTGTAGGATATCACATCTCTCCAATATTTAATGCACTCTCTTCACATATCTGATTGTAAACATATCAAACAGCAACAGTCAATAGATTTCTGATAGGAAGCATCTTCTTACAGAGAGTAAGACCCTCTTTATCTATACATACCTGTATCTGTAGGAGCCATCGACTTGTTGGTCGAAGTCCTGTTTGATGATGGCCACGACCTGGTCGCCGCCCGGCTTCtgtggcgccgccgccgccagcgccaccACGCCTGTCAACACTAGCACCCACTGGAAATATAACAAATTAAAACCATTTAACAAACGGCATTTTAATACGAACTGGATTGAGATTGAGTGTAAGttcaaaagaaacgtctcgacataTAACACCCTACTTCTACCActaagctcttattttgaatttattcgATTAGAaaatttgtgactttattaattggtacaatggttgccATCAGGCCCcatagcatgaattttcatcgtgaacgtgaagtagagtTCATCGAGTAcctaattttgtatgaaaatatgaacagcgcccctggtggtcggtagcagaactaaaatttccctacaaaattcatcgagtaatttcacgTCGCGTTCATGATAAAAaatcatgctaaggggtcaggTCGAACTAAAACTGAATGACAGTAATCAAAAttccattaaataaataaataaaataaataaataataacatcttCATCggatattttgaatttaaactTCTAAAACCAGTGCCTTACAATAACGCAAATAGCAAAGTCGCGCATTTGATATCTTGGAATTTATAAGCGCCTATCAAAATGGCATAGCAAACGAAACGGACCGTGGTTTGCCTGTCGTGTGATCTTGGCTCAAACGAAATatggttaatttttttttggtttttttcaaTATCGGTAGCGACTCCGAAAGCACAAATTTTAAGCCTAAAatcattatgtaggtattaaaagTTACATTGTTTTTACATTATAACTAGTTCAAAATTTGACTAGGTAACGCTGTGTTAACGCTGTGTCCCAAAAGGTGCTAATACTTAGTCTgccatatatatatatacattttatgcatagaacaacgcagaTGAAGTCGGGTAGGCTAGGTGAAGTAACACGAATACCTACAGGGAAACACCGGGCATAGATAAATTTATAAGATTGGGATAGATAAGTTAGATGTTTTGATCTCTttcgctgagttgcagaaaggcactttaagctaatgtcggcattaaatctatgtctgtctctttctgtccgtatactgtcaaagcaagacaggtatacatttaaggtcatcattagcttaaagttacTTTATTAGcgtttatttaataaactacAGTCTAATTTAATTCTCATCTCTAATTTAACTTCCCCCGCTGCACTCTAGGTCCACCTCGCCTTAATTAGTAATTTtccaattaataaaaatccCCTGTACCGCCAGTTTTCCGTTTTTCTACTCTTTACTGGACACTATGTATGTGACACAgtcataataaacaaaataatatgatttaaCTTGTTCTACGCATCATTACTCGACGACCCCGGAGTCATATCAAAAGTAAATAATGACattggtaagtacataatatagcGAAATACATAGTTGCAGTTACTCGATGTGTTAACAATACGGTGAACTTACTGCTAGTACCCATCTATAACTAAATCTACTGATAAGTagaggtacggtggcctgcgcctaaaagtatacaggcggagtttttaaaatagcgatctcaagctcacatgctgctcaaacacatccacataaacaccactgctacacacatcacacacaacacgtccccgtatttataacagatgtagctggtcccttcatcatcagggatcgctattttaaaaactccgcctgtatacttttatgCGCAGGACACCGTACATATTATGGAAGACACATTTAATTTGTCCAAACCGTATAAAAATACCAATTATTAAAATCCAAAAAAATTACCTATCTGGCTGAACTgtcatttatttttcgagattTCCTCTGACCCAGAGGGATTGTATTTACTACCAATAACTACCTGCTTAGATACTAcaatattaaagtaggtaagtacctagttaatttaatttcataaaaaaaaatctaatctctttatttatttatttaactctttattgtacaaatattacttaaagGTATTGTTGTAAAATGCGTACTAAGTGACTGCAAGTACAAATACCATCTTGGATCTTCGACCTTCGTCCGCCTGATTGCACAGGGAGCACACTACAGGTCTTAGGTTTCAATATAAACCTAGTGCTAATATCAGATTTCTAAGGTCTATTGTTAATGCATCAAAGCTTGGCTATTGAGATGTCACTTGTGCATTGGTgctatatgtacctattattatggAGATTTAATAGGTTTTAATTAtagcttttatatttttacaaatacttacatacttgaGTTTATTGAGCTGTAATGAAcaattattttgatgtgttAATACGCAGCATTATGTTACAGGTATTCGTTATAAACTTACTTAATTGCTTTGACTCTTATCTATTGTTTTTTGTGAGTTTACAacaaacgaatattttttaacctTTATACTAGTTACCTATCaatacctataaaaaaatcctgaaaaaagcttatatttaattttctatGTCTATAGAAAATGAAAGTCCCAAAATGAAAGTGGCGGGCTCGTCCCTCGGAGAGGCACTTTGCGCCGACATTAATACCGCCTCGCAGGCCCGTGATCTCCTTCTTTGACGAATTCAACAATATTGGAATACTTTGTTTGTATTTACCTGCGACAGACGCCGGGCGGGCCCGTTTCATTTAGACAAGGTCCTTCGTATcgttataatatgtacttacgtaGTGTCTTTTTTTAGCAATAGCTTTTATGTCTAACCAGATATGCACCCAAACATCCGATCTCTAGAACGACTTCTGAGATTTGGAAGATAATCTGAATGTTTCGCAAGCGCAGCTCTAATGAGGTCCGTGGGAGTTGATAGCGAGCACAATATCACACAATATGTCTCCGAAAACACAATGTCCGCCGGCAAAAAGCCGCGCGTGTAAGTAATTAGGCACTCGCACTTCACACTGCGCAGGGGCGGACTCAGGAACTATAACAcctgaaattattttttttattcaacatTTACTTACTGAAATACTGAATAGGTTTTGCCAACCAATATGGTTTCTCTAGTGAATCTGTAGAGCTGACGCCCTAATGATGCAAAAGAAGAGTAACTTAGATGGTTTAATTTGTTCCTAAGTTGAATGTTATCTAGGcaccttttttattattaactctAACATTTCGTCACCTAACATTAATTAGCCTTTACATCCAactacttatttcaaaatcaTCTTCAACATTAAATGCCTGTACCTGTTTAAACACGAAACTTGAGAATATGCTTCGACATTACCTAGCAGTACCTACTCATGCTCAATTGTATTTCAGTGCAAATAGCGAGCCCCGAGGCGCCATTAGCACAAAACCCTGCCAATGAGGTTACAGTTACACGGTTAATCTTCCAATAATGAGGCGAGGTAATTTCTACAACAAAATGCGATTCAGAAAAGGGCGCTTACGAAAACGGTCTCAAACATCGGTGTACTTGTCACTGCGGCAAAGAGCGCATGGTTGTAAAGGTTAGGCATTGTAATGGTATAGATGCACCGGTGATTGCACCACCACGCTAACCTGGGCTCGTCCTATACTTACACTAAATAGACACCTATATTTAAGCTAGTCGTCAGTCCACACGTGACTTTATTTGAGCGCGATGTGTGTCTCTTATCAATAGGTGGTATCTTATATGGCTACTATATGCAAACTTATCGGTGTTTCTGTAAGTTTGTAGCAAGTGTAAACGATTGCAATAAGTAAGTTAAATTAGGATTAAGAACGTAATGATACTTTTTTGAATATCCACACTATTATGgttcataatatattgtgAGCAGCAGCTATGTATTCATGACCATTGAGCTATACATGTTCATGACACTCAGTTAAATGTCAAAGGGTCTATGTATCCATATACAGATGACACGATAGTTACGTTAGGTAGAGGATATTTAGTTATGATATTTCTTCAGGAACACCTTTATAATACATCGGACCATCGGTATGCTCATGATTTTTTCATCACGGTTGGGTACACCATACAAAAGTTTCTGAAATTTCATGCATCAGCTGGGAATCAACCCTATATCAGGAAAAGTTTcaaaatgtacataaatataaattaaatgatcaACGGGCAGATGGGtatttaatgataaaatttctACGATTATACGAATAATATTAATGGAGTCAAGACAATTATTTAAGCAACCTATGCACATTAAATGCAGTTCTAAGAACGAGTTTGTACAAGAAGGTCCGAAGATTACCTTCCTCAGTTTTGGTCGCGTATTTGGCAACCCGTTCATTAGTTTGAGGGGTCAACATGTTGAT
Proteins encoded:
- the LOC105393285 gene encoding flocculation protein FLO11-like is translated as MFHQVAGFVFLLASVSGAPPPSPTGVVPLEKDHTTVIPILSQSEEVEANGTFKFSYETGNGIKWEEESYNKVLPKVEARSGGSGEENDSSSDEIHVQRGSYSYTAPDGTLISLSYIADENGFQPVGSHIPTPPSPLSFSFGTKDKSGRALKASDSASAPSAPVAITKAAPKPTKEASKPASSAVAPTGTAEVSTTEAASAESSTTAATKADEPTTAAVSTESSSSSSAEESSSTTSAPAASTTEAEVTSTTTA
- the LOC105393283 gene encoding endocuticle structural glycoprotein ABD-4, whose protein sequence is MWVLVLTGVVALAAAAPQKPGGDQVVAIIKQDFDQQVDGSYRYSFEAENGIKAEETGTLKKASGPDASDVIIAQGAYSYTAPDGTQISLNYIADDEGGFKPEGAHLPTPPPIPPAIQKALDYLATLPPPRN
- the LOC105393284 gene encoding uncharacterized protein LOC105393284 — encoded protein: MFLVKVFIPALFLLLAIPKYCKSQDVEPTRYSFNHPPLDEDTEYVRSVNGDSIQDETEKQLEIKQSESSSQYVPIVKLTTGSDVEEVSKIQTLAGKPKKYRKIVRNKKLVRSNLQIPVAVIYDNPDDIPSTIGNIPPQSKGAILKNELEVEIAPTTTPSFSETTTEGNLKDNEATKSEPELTLSTEATPKPKRVKVQRRRKVVKKPIAAEQDLVTVTERTSNDNRRRRPINKETNESERIVQRNPVRSENVRSLKEQTTTPRIQSSARSTVRRVTTAAPQVTESERNVQKNQFTSRSGNVRTLQEQTTATPSIIQSSTRPTSRQTITAVPPTSQSTSTIRNTVRQSTLASPTTVTSDVKRKTENGRERLFIQSRIQEGDQNTKRTRSKDPVVPIVESRNIVYSHSGDFHYSYLSGDGTRAFEDSANEKNSEVVGGFSYKDKDGQDISLTYEAGVDGYRPVGAHLPTPPPIPPAIARALKYLATKSTPAYDTATESL